The following coding sequences lie in one Listeria ivanovii subsp. londoniensis genomic window:
- a CDS encoding glycoside hydrolase family 13 protein, giving the protein MKEKDWWKKSVVYQIYPKSFNDSNGDGVGDIQGIIEKLDYLKKLGVDVIWLSPVYDSPQDDNGYDIRDYQKIYEEYGDMATFDNLLQGLHDRDMKLVMDLVVNHTSDEHKWFEESRKSKDNPYRDYYFWREENEINNWGSIFSGPAWELDEKTGEYYLHLFSKKQPDLNWENPKLRQDVYNMMKFWLDKGIDGFRMDVINFISKNTDFPDGPVAEGQTYGDAGNDFCNGPRIHEFLREMNQEVTSNYDVMTVGEMPGASTTDAQIYTNPANKEVDMIFTFEHMNLDSDGDNKWDLKPIYLPELKENMSEWQVALQENGWNSLYWNNHDQPRIVSRFGNDNRFRVRSAKMLGTCLHMMKGTPYIYQGEEIGMTNVHFESLDEYRDIETLNMYKERKEQGHSHENIMESIYTKGRDNARTPYQWDNSPNAGFTTGTPWIKVNPRYTEINNEEALKNPDSIFYYYQNLIKLRKSTEIITTGNYRLLLPNDEAVFAYERYTNDEKLVVLCNFTEDEQIITDKNILNDIKKGTVLVNNVPDIIEGTLRPYEAIVYQVK; this is encoded by the coding sequence ATGAAAGAAAAAGACTGGTGGAAAAAAAGTGTAGTGTATCAAATTTATCCGAAGAGTTTTAATGACTCCAATGGGGATGGCGTTGGGGACATTCAAGGGATTATCGAGAAATTAGACTATCTAAAAAAACTAGGCGTGGATGTAATCTGGTTGTCGCCAGTTTATGACTCACCGCAAGATGATAATGGATATGACATTCGCGATTACCAAAAAATCTATGAAGAATATGGCGATATGGCTACTTTCGATAATTTATTACAAGGGCTTCATGACCGCGATATGAAACTAGTGATGGATCTTGTTGTCAATCACACATCTGATGAGCACAAGTGGTTCGAAGAGTCTCGTAAATCAAAAGATAATCCTTACCGCGATTATTATTTCTGGCGTGAAGAAAACGAAATTAACAACTGGGGCTCGATTTTCAGTGGTCCAGCTTGGGAATTAGACGAAAAAACAGGCGAATATTACTTGCATTTATTCTCCAAAAAACAACCTGATTTAAACTGGGAAAATCCAAAATTACGTCAAGATGTCTATAACATGATGAAATTCTGGCTAGATAAAGGGATTGATGGTTTCCGCATGGACGTAATTAATTTCATTTCTAAAAACACTGATTTCCCAGATGGCCCAGTTGCTGAAGGTCAAACTTATGGAGACGCTGGCAACGATTTTTGTAATGGTCCACGGATTCACGAATTCTTGCGCGAAATGAATCAAGAAGTAACCTCTAATTACGATGTGATGACAGTTGGGGAAATGCCTGGCGCTAGTACAACAGACGCCCAAATCTACACCAACCCAGCTAATAAAGAAGTCGATATGATATTTACTTTTGAACATATGAACTTAGATTCAGACGGAGATAACAAATGGGATTTAAAACCAATTTACCTCCCAGAACTAAAAGAAAATATGTCTGAATGGCAAGTGGCACTTCAAGAAAACGGTTGGAACAGCTTATACTGGAACAATCATGACCAACCACGTATCGTTTCCCGTTTTGGAAATGACAATCGTTTCCGAGTTCGTTCTGCAAAAATGCTTGGGACATGTCTGCACATGATGAAAGGAACGCCGTATATTTATCAAGGGGAAGAAATCGGCATGACAAATGTTCATTTTGAAAGCCTAGATGAATATCGTGATATCGAAACACTCAACATGTACAAAGAACGAAAAGAGCAAGGACACAGCCATGAAAACATTATGGAATCAATCTACACAAAAGGTCGTGACAACGCAAGAACACCTTACCAATGGGACAATAGCCCAAATGCAGGCTTCACAACAGGCACACCTTGGATTAAAGTGAACCCTCGTTATACCGAAATCAATAACGAAGAAGCGCTTAAAAATCCAGATTCCATTTTCTACTACTACCAAAACCTAATCAAATTACGCAAATCAACCGAAATCATCACAACAGGTAACTATCGCTTATTATTACCAAACGATGAAGCCGTATTTGCTTACGAACGCTATACAAATGATGAAAAATTAGTCGTTCTATGTAACTTTACTGAAGACGAACAAATCATTACGGACAAAAATATCTTAAATGACATTAAAAAAGGTACAGTATTAGTAAATAATGTACCAGATATTATAGAAGGAACTTTACGACCATACGAAGCAATCGTTTATCAAGTGAAATAA
- a CDS encoding TatD family hydrolase — protein MLFDTHVHLNDEAFDDDIEEVIKRAQENDVTRMAVVGFNKESIDRALKLAEKYDFISLIVGWHPTDAFSFTDEDLEWLRDLALTHPKVVALGEMGLDYHWDTSPKETQFEVFRKQIRLAKEVNLPIVIHNREATEDIIRILQEEHAEEVGGIMHCFGESVEVMEACLAMNFYISFGGTVTFKNAKLPKIAAQAIPIDRLLIETDAPYLAPTPNRGKRNEPGYVKLVAEKIAELKEMKYSEIATHSTDNAKRLFKIRD, from the coding sequence TTGCTATTTGATACGCATGTGCACCTTAACGACGAGGCTTTTGACGATGATATAGAAGAAGTAATAAAGCGAGCACAAGAAAACGATGTAACTCGTATGGCCGTTGTCGGTTTTAACAAAGAAAGCATTGACCGAGCATTAAAACTAGCAGAAAAATACGATTTCATTTCACTAATCGTCGGCTGGCACCCTACAGACGCATTTAGTTTTACTGACGAAGATTTAGAGTGGTTACGCGATTTAGCCCTAACCCATCCAAAAGTAGTTGCTTTAGGCGAAATGGGACTTGATTATCATTGGGATACTTCGCCGAAAGAAACACAATTTGAGGTTTTTCGAAAACAAATTCGTCTAGCCAAAGAAGTGAATTTGCCGATAGTTATTCATAATCGTGAAGCGACCGAAGATATCATTCGAATTTTGCAAGAAGAGCACGCCGAAGAAGTAGGTGGAATTATGCATTGTTTTGGTGAATCAGTCGAAGTAATGGAAGCTTGCCTAGCGATGAATTTTTACATTTCATTCGGCGGAACCGTCACTTTCAAAAACGCCAAATTACCAAAAATTGCAGCTCAGGCTATACCAATTGACCGATTATTAATCGAAACTGACGCTCCATATCTTGCTCCGACACCAAATCGTGGAAAAAGAAACGAACCGGGATACGTCAAGTTAGTTGCCGAAAAAATAGCTGAATTGAAAGAAATGAAATACAGCGAAATCGCAACGCACTCAACGGATAACGCAAAACGGTTGTTTAAAATTAGAGATTAG